In one Herpetosiphon gulosus genomic region, the following are encoded:
- a CDS encoding helix-turn-helix transcriptional regulator, protein MKNEESLYCCANYKDEIANCQNFIVRQFMTATVAELIDHLFRTHKRPDGKEYSLTEVCEALNGDVAPSHLSRLRSGKITNPGRETLLGLCRFFRVSPTFFFPEIANMQFDNDTPYKKEVVIVFRGDKLDEASQAKVDELVEALQRSQGD, encoded by the coding sequence GTGAAGAATGAAGAATCTCTCTATTGCTGTGCCAATTATAAGGATGAAATTGCTAATTGTCAAAATTTTATCGTGAGGCAATTTATGACGGCAACTGTTGCGGAACTCATTGATCATCTATTTAGAACTCACAAGCGCCCTGATGGCAAAGAATACTCGCTTACTGAAGTATGTGAGGCGCTTAATGGTGATGTGGCCCCTAGCCATCTTTCGCGTCTAAGAAGTGGTAAAATAACCAACCCTGGACGAGAAACTTTGCTTGGGCTATGTCGATTTTTTCGCGTTTCTCCAACGTTTTTCTTTCCAGAAATTGCGAACATGCAATTTGATAATGATACTCCCTATAAAAAGGAGGTTGTTATTGTATTCCGAGGAGACAAATTAGATGAGGCATCCCAGGCCAAGGTAGATGAGTTAGTTGAGGCATTACAGCGTTCACAGGGTGATTAG
- a CDS encoding cytochrome P450, with translation MLDYTAIPGPSPYPILGWRGNNIRFIMDRVGYISMLHQRYGVITTFATQNPENWFFAFGPEYNQLLLSNTELYNHIQPINLPGNTAAARLSTGLLSLNGQEHAAHRSLLMPFFQRKYIDSYIPEIVEITNKHLARLAIGKTVDLESFFKQLVFHIACKTLFGIDFNEIGESLRLWLSRLTSTSIALLPHINFPFSPFRRFEHLSRGIEKSILDIIAEKQNLQSDSPDIVNLLIKSGLSNYEIIGELMTLLLASHETTSAALSWIFFLLSQSPDITNKLTDEISGSKLENLNQLNLLDNIVKESLRLFPPVPYQHRRATDSYQLGPYMMPKNSIVSYSPYITHRLPNLYEHPTHFLPSRWNTIKPTTYEFLPFGAGPRMCIGASLAIMQIKIIIYLALQQFSMVLQPNVRMDRRTNIVLTQRYGLPMSIVAPYKTVKQLSRIGNIWDMVYFPE, from the coding sequence TTGCTAGACTATACAGCTATTCCTGGCCCATCTCCATATCCAATATTGGGCTGGCGTGGTAACAATATCCGATTCATAATGGATCGCGTTGGATATATTTCCATGCTTCACCAGCGATATGGTGTAATAACAACATTTGCAACTCAAAACCCTGAGAATTGGTTTTTTGCTTTTGGGCCAGAATACAATCAATTACTCCTTTCAAATACTGAACTTTATAATCATATCCAGCCGATCAACCTGCCAGGCAATACGGCGGCAGCTCGTCTATCTACAGGCTTGCTTTCACTCAATGGACAAGAACATGCTGCTCACCGTTCTCTATTAATGCCATTCTTTCAACGAAAGTATATTGATTCCTATATACCTGAAATTGTTGAAATCACCAACAAACACTTAGCTAGATTGGCAATTGGTAAGACGGTTGATTTGGAAAGTTTTTTTAAGCAACTCGTTTTTCATATTGCGTGTAAAACGCTTTTTGGCATAGATTTTAATGAGATTGGCGAATCGCTTAGACTATGGCTATCACGGTTGACATCTACATCTATAGCCTTGCTACCTCATATTAATTTCCCATTTAGTCCATTTAGAAGATTTGAACACTTATCGAGAGGTATAGAAAAAAGTATCTTGGATATAATTGCGGAGAAGCAGAATCTACAATCAGACTCGCCAGATATAGTCAACTTGTTGATTAAGAGTGGTCTATCGAATTATGAAATCATAGGCGAACTTATGACACTATTATTGGCCAGCCATGAAACAACCTCTGCGGCTCTCTCATGGATATTTTTTTTATTATCACAGTCGCCAGATATAACCAATAAATTAACTGATGAAATTAGTGGATCAAAATTAGAGAACTTGAATCAATTAAATCTACTAGATAATATAGTAAAAGAGTCGCTAAGGCTTTTTCCTCCAGTTCCCTATCAACATCGTCGTGCTACAGATTCGTACCAACTAGGGCCTTATATGATGCCGAAAAATTCTATAGTATCATATAGCCCATACATTACTCATCGATTGCCAAACCTCTATGAACATCCTACTCACTTCCTTCCCAGTAGATGGAATACAATCAAACCAACAACCTACGAATTTTTACCATTCGGCGCAGGGCCACGGATGTGTATTGGGGCATCGCTTGCCATCATGCAAATCAAAATCATCATCTATCTAGCCTTACAGCAATTCAGTATGGTATTACAACCCAATGTGAGAATGGATAGAAGAACGAATATTGTACTTACACAGCGTTATGGATTGCCAATGAGTATTGTGGCACCATATAAGACCGTAAAACAGTTATCACGGATAGGCAATATTTGGGATATGGTTTATTTCCCTGAGTAG